The proteins below come from a single Microtus pennsylvanicus isolate mMicPen1 chromosome 13, mMicPen1.hap1, whole genome shotgun sequence genomic window:
- the Cpt2 gene encoding carnitine O-palmitoyltransferase 2, mitochondrial, producing MMPRLLLRAWPRGPAPVLGAPSRALSASSGPAEYLQHSIVPTMHYQDSLPRLPIPKLEDTMRRYLSAQKPLLDDSQFRKTEEFCKSFENGVGKELHEHLLAQDKQNKHTSYISGPWFDMYLTARDSVVLNFNPFMAFNPDPKSEYNDQLTRATNMTVSAVRFLKTLRAGLLEPEVFHLNPAKSDTDTFKRLIRFVPSSLSWYGAYLVNAYPLDMSQYFRLFNSTRLPKPSRDELFTDAKARHLLVLRKGNFYVFDVLDQDGNIVSPSEIQAHLKYILSDNSPVPEFPLAYLTSENRDVWAELRQKLVHGGNEETLKKVDSAVFCLCLDDFPVKDVTHLSHTMLHGDGTNRWFDKSFNLIVAKDGTAAINFEHAWGDGVAVLRFFNEVFKDSTQTPAITPRSQPAATNSSVSVQKLSFKLSDAVKAGITTAKEKFDATMKTLTIDSIQFHRGGKEFLKKQKLSPDAVAQLAFQMAFLRQYGQTVATYESCSTAAFKHGRTETIRPASVFTKRCSEAFVKQPSKHSVGELQRMVAECSKYHGQLTKEAAMGQGFDRHLFALRYLATARGITLPDLYLDPAYGRINHNILSTSTLNSPAVSIGGFAPVVPDGFGIAYLVHDDWMGCNVSSYSGRNAREFLHCVQKCLEDVFDTLEGKAIKT from the exons ATGATGCCGCGCCTCCTGCTGCGTGCCTGGCCCCGCGGCCCCGCGCCTGTTCTGGGAGCCCCTAGTCGGGCCCTGAGTGCCAGCTCGGGGCCTGCCGAGTACCTGCAGCACAGCATCGTGCCCACCATGCACTACCAGGATAGCCTGCCCAG GCTGCCAATCCCCAAACTTGAAGACACCATGAGAAGATACCTCAGTGCACAGAAGCCTCTCCTGGATGACAGCCAGTTCAG gaaaacagaagaatttTGTAAGAGTTTTGAAAACGGCGTTGGGAAGGAACTGCATGAGCATCTGCTTGCCCAGGACAAGCAGAATAAGCACACCAGCTACATCTCAG gCCCCTGGTTTGATATGTATTTAACTGCTCGAGACTCTGTTGTTTTAAACTTTAATCCATTTATGGCCTTCAATCCGGACCCGAAGTCTGAGTATAACGACCAGCTCACCCGGGCAACCAACATGACTGTGTCCGCTGTCCGGTTTCTGAAGACACTTCGGGCTGGCCTTCTAGAGCCAGAAGTATTCCACTTGAACCCTGCCAAAAGTGACACCGATACCTTCAAAAGACTCATACGTTttgttccttcctccctgtcctgGTATGGAGCCTACCTGGTCAATGCGTATCCCTTGGATATGTCCCAGTATTTTCGGCTTTTCAATTCAACTCGTTTACCCAAACCCAGCCGTGATGAACTCTTTACTGATGCAAAGGCCAGACACCTCCTGGTCCTAAGAAAAGGAAACTTCTATGTCTTTGATGTCCTCGATCAAGATGGGAACATTGTGAGCCCCTCAGAAATTCAGGCACATCTAAAATACATTCTGTCAGACAACAGCCCTGTGCCCGAGTTCCCCCTGGCATATCTGACCAGTGAGAACCGAGATGTCTGGGCAGAGCTCAGACAGAAGCTGGTGCATGGTGGCAACGAGGAAACTCTGAAGAAAGTGGACTCTGCTGTGTTCTGCCTCTGCCTAGATGACTTCCCGGTGAAGGACGTTACCCATTTGTCTCACACCATGCTGCATGGCGATGGCACAAACCGCTGGTTTGATAAGTCCTTTAACCTCATCGTAGCCAAGGACGGCACTGCCGCCATCAACTTTGAGCATGCGTGGGGGGATGGTGTAGCGGTGCTTCGGTTTTTCAACGAAGTGTTCAAAGACAGCACTCAGACCCCTGCCATCACCCCCCGGAGCCAGCCAGCCGCCACCAactcctctgtgtctgtgcagaAACTCAGCTTTAAGCTGAGCGATGCTGTGAAGGCTGGCATCACCACCGCCAAGGAAAAGTTTGATGCCACCATGAAAACCCTCACCATTGACTCCATTCAGTTTCATAGGGGTGGCAAGGAATTCTTGAAGAAACAGAAGCTGAGCCCTGACGCGGTGGCCCAGTTGGCCTTCCAGATGGCTTTCCTGCGACAATATGGCCAGACAGTGGCTACCTATGAGTCCTGTAGCACCGCAGCCTTCAAGCACGGCCGCACCGAGACCATCCGTCCAGCCTCCGTTTTCACGAAGAGGTGCTCCGAAGCGTTTGTCAAGCAGCCCTCCAAGCACAGTGTGGGTGAGCTTCAGCGCATGGTGGCAGAGTGCTCCAAATACCACGGCCAGCTGACCAAGGAAGCAGCCATGG GCCAGGGCTTTGACCGACACTTGTTTGCTCTACGGTATCTGGCAACAGCCAGAGGGATCACCTTACCCGATTTGTACCTGGATCCTGCATACGGGCGGATAAACCACAACATCCTGTCCACGAGTACTCTGAACAGCCCCGCAGTGAGCATTGGTGGCTTCGCCCCTGTGGTCCCTGATGGCTTTGGCATCGCATATCTTGTTCATGATGACTGGATGGGCTGCAATGTCTCCTCCTACTCAGGACGCAATGCCCGGGAGTTCCTCCACTGTGTCCAGAAGTGCTTAGAAGACGTGTTCGACACCTTAGAAGGCAAGGCCATCAAAACTTAG
- the Czib gene encoding CXXC motif containing zinc binding protein, with protein sequence MGKIALQLKATLENVTNLRPVGEDFRWYLKMKCGNCGEISEKWQYIRLMDSVALKGGRGSASMVQKCKLCARENSIEILSSTIKSYNAEDNEKFKTIVEFECRGLEPIDFQPQAGFAAEGVESGTVFSDINLQEKDWTDYDEKTQESVGIFEVTHQFVKC encoded by the exons atgggg AAAATCGCGCTGCAGCTCAAAGCCACGCTGGAGAACGTCACCAACCTTCGGCCAGTGGGTGAGGACTTCCGGTGGTATCTGAAG ATGAAATGTGGCAACTGCGGTGAGATTTCAGAGAAGTGGCAATACATCCGACTGATG GACAGTGTGGCGTTGAAAGGTGGCCGTGGCAGTGCCTCCATGGTCCAGAAGTGTAAACTGTGTGCACGGGAAAACTCCATTG AAATTTTGAGCAGCACCATCAAGTCTTACAAC GCTGAAGACAATGAGAAGTTCAAGACAATAGTAGAGTTTGAGTGTCGTGGCCTTGAACCAATTGACTTCCAGCCCCAG GCCGGGTTTGCTGCTGAAGGTGTGGAGTCAGGGACAGTTTTCAGTGACATCAATCTGCAAGAGAAG GACTGGACAGACTATGACGAGAAGACTCAGGAGTCTGTGGGGATCTTCGAGGTCACCCATCAGTTTGTGAAGTGCTGA